In Rosa chinensis cultivar Old Blush chromosome 1, RchiOBHm-V2, whole genome shotgun sequence, a genomic segment contains:
- the LOC112163732 gene encoding rust resistance kinase Lr10 yields MVVFLACSFKTYSHNITHKYCTPSSCGNIPNISYPFRLNHDPETCGVSGFTLLCENNITVLDLPSLKYHVQAINYHNQTIRVVDPGFQKYNCSSVPIYSAYDFFSSVSPYSSNWTGTMSFIKCSKPVNNSLYVDIAACNDTGTSSTGTSSSLSQPKTYGYMVGGITSEELEEGCSLEWMTLATETLGFSEAGDYGVLFPKDINELLYSLAYGFELQYWLDKTSCQGSWKVNDECFPHTVAGGFQFLWKGFCSLFHPGHHLYDLHGLQLGGLMDFRRFVITDRLWVPLIGIGLSFTIKFIVGFPCVIAFLIYKWRKRHLSIYNTIEDFLHGDNNFGPIRYSYSDIKRMSNGFKEKLGEGGYGSVFKGKLRSGRFGAIKMLSKSKSNGDEFVSEVGTIGRIHHVNVVQLIGYCVEGSKRALVYEFMPNGSLDKYIYSKEKSITLCCKKMLQISLGVASGIDYLHQGCDMQILHFDIKPHNILLDDNFIPKVSDFGLARLYPTDNSIVSLTAARGTMGYIAPELFYKNIGGVSYKADVYSFGMLLMEMASKRKNLNALAEHSSQIYYPSWVYDQYNAGNDLEISHHTEDEKNIIKKMVITALWCIQMKPSDRPSMNKVIEMLEGDIENLQLPPKPLLYPQQMHVADQMDNNLNPTCSNVELTVTLSAR; encoded by the exons ATGGTAGTCTTTCTTGCTTGTAGCTTTAAGACATATAGTCATAACATAACTCATAAGTACTGTACCCCATCTTCCTGCGGAAATATCCCTAACATTAGCTACCCTTTTCGACTGAACCACGACCCAGAGACTTGCGGTGTGTCCGGGTTTACGCTGTTATGTGAGAACAACATTACAGTACTAGACCTACCCTCTCTAAAATACCATGTACAGGCAATCAACTATCATAACCAAACAATCCGAGTCGTGGATCCTGGCTTTCAGAAGTACAATTGTTCCTCTGTTCCTATTTATTCtgcatatgattttttttcctctgtttCTCCGTATTCCAGTAATTGGACAGGCACTATGTCCTTCATCAAATGTTCAAAGCCAGTGAATAATTCCCTGTATGTGGACATTGCTGCATGCAACGATACTGGTACTAGCAGTACTggtacttcttcttctttgtcccaACCCAAAACGTATGGTTATATGGTTGGTGGCATAACGTCAGAAGAGCTGGAGGAGGGTTGCAGCTTAGAGTGGATGACTTTGGCAACCGAAACTTTGGGTTTTTCTGAGGCTGGGGACTATGGAGTACTTTTTCCTAAAGACATAAATGAATTACTATATTCATTGGCGTATGGCTTTGAGCTTCAATATTGGCTTGATAAGACTTCATGCCAAGGCTCGTGGAAAGTCAATGACGAATGTTTTCCTCACACAGTCGCAG GTGGCTTTCAGTTTCTATGGAAAGGTTTTTGCA GTTTGTTTCATCCTGGACATCACTTGTATGATCTTC ATGGTCTACAGTTGGGAGGACTTATGG ATTTTCGAAGGTTCGTCATTACCG ATCGACTATGGGTACCACTCATTGGCATCG GTCTATCTTTTACAATTAAATTTATAGTTGGCTTTCCATGTGTTATTGCATTTTTGATCTATAAATGGAGAAAAAGGCAtttatcaatatacaacactaTTGAAGATTTTCTGCATGGAGACAACAATTTTGGGCCAATACGGTACTCATATTCCGACATAAAGAGGATGTCTAATGGATTCAAGGAGAAGTTGGGGGAAGGAGGTTATGGCTCTGTATTCAAAGGAAAATTACGTAGTGGACGTTTTGGAGCAATTAAGATGTTGAGTAAAAGCAAATCCAATGGGGATGAATTTGTAAGTGAAGTTGGTACCATTGGAAGAATCCACCATGTTAATGTAGTGCAGCTTATTGGTTACTGCGTTGAAGGATCAAAGCGTGCTTTAGTGTATGAGTTCATGCCTAATGGATCTCTTGACAAGTACATTTACTCCAAAGAAAAAAGTATTACGTTGTGTTGCAAGAAGATGTTACAGATTTCTCTCGGTGTAGCTTCTGGGATCGATTATCTACATCAGGGTTGTGATATGCAAATTTTGCATTTTGATATCAAGCCTCATAATATTCTTCTTGATGACAATTTCATCCCAAAAGTTTCTGACTTTGGTCTTGCAAGATTATATCCAACAGACAATAGCATTGTCTCTTTGACAGCAGCAAGGGGAACGATGGGATACATTGCTCCTGAGTTATTCTACAAAAATATTGGAGGTGTCTCATACAAAGCAGATGTCTATAGTTTTGGAATGCTGTTGATGGAAATGGCAAGTAAGAGGAAGAATTTAAATGCTCTAGCGGAGCACTCGAGTCAAATCTACTACCCCTCATGGGTGTATGATCAATACAATGCGGGAAATGATTTGGAGATAAGTCATCACACAGAGGATGAAAAGAACATAATTAAGAAGATGGTTATAACAGCATTATGGTGTATACAGATGAAACCAAGTGATCGTCCTTCAATGAATAAAGTCATAGAGATGCTCGAAGGAGATATTGAAAACCTACAATTGCCGCCCAAGCCTTTACTATACCCACAACAGATGCATGTTGCCGACCAAATGGATAATAATTTGAATCCAACATGCTCGAATGTGGAGTTAACAGTGACATTGTCAGCTCGATGA
- the LOC112192475 gene encoding uncharacterized protein LOC112192475 — protein MLRLAALSLPAFQFPYPLNSTTIPLSIPAQQYTHLNSFSSSSLLKTQTQIPKRPIRFVALANNNNNNGLNQEKEEEKEKEQGIGSNGGGDGSGKNQRSIFSNIRWGDLLLDPDPNNILAVGLTGILTWASVQVLWQLLFISLAILVAAVKYSFIAAVLLFILITLL, from the coding sequence ATGTTACGGCTTGCTGCTCTCTCACTGCCCGCATTCCAATTCCCATACCCTTTAAATTCCACAACAATTCCTCTATCTATTCCCGCCCAACAATATACCCACCTcaattctttctcttcttcttcgctcctcaaaacccaaacccaaatccCCAAAAGACCCATCAGATTCGTAGCGCTcgcaaacaacaacaacaacaatggtTTGAACCAGGAGAAGgaagaggaaaaagagaaagaacaaGGAATTGGGTCCAACGGCGGCGGAGATGGGTCGGGGAAGAATCAGCGGTCTATATTCAGCAACATCAGGTGGGGCGATCTGCTGCTGGACCCAGATCCTAACAACATCTTGGCCGTCGGATTGACGGGGATACTGACATGGGCAAGCGTGCAGGTTCTGTGGCAGCTCTTGTTCATCTCGTTGGCTATACTCGTTGCTGCTGTTAAGTATTCCTTCATTGCTGCTGTTCTTCTTTTCATTCTCATTACCCTACTTTAA
- the LOC112192456 gene encoding rust resistance kinase Lr10, with product MCGDHDDHRLAIRVPVKRLSPCHRLQHLGCGQQSDKTVSEQKQMLVKFFVKHIDYKHQKIQVHVPDDCFLLTQLEYQNVKPISPFTVSDFGKGNHEEFQNVSLFNCPTPSTDIYPPRQVPCISGLGYKYIYAVSSGDQPPQRCTKMYDLQVPYGTLFLDYYIWSWSTPNCTECEAKGRKCHLKINGTKSEIECVHLSKPHAGATLTTIVLLISVAVIYSVYSSDKKEKENQLKIEKFLEDYKALKPSRYSYADIKRITNQFEDKLGEGAYGTVFKGKLSSEVFVAVKVLNNSKNEDGEEFINEVGTMGHIHHVNVVRMVGFCAEGFRRALIYEFFPNGSLQDFISSADSKNSFLGWDKLQDIALGIAKGIEYLHQGCDQRILHFDIKPHNVLLDQNFTPKVSDFGMSKLCAKDQSIVSITTARGTMGYIAPEVFSRNFGNVSYKSDVYSFGMLLLEIVGGRKNIGKTMGNAGEVYYPEWIYNLLEEGEDLRVHFGEEGLDSRIPKELAIVGLWCIQWHPMDRPSMKSVVQMLGGRENLTMPPNPFAATGATRTNAISRPTARRLNLELEAIVEE from the exons ATGTGTGGTGACCATGATGATCATCGCCTTGCTATCCGTGTCCCGGTCAAGCGCCTTTCTCCTTGTCACAGACTTCAGCATCTTGGATGCGGTCAGCAGAGCGACAAGACGGTTAGTGAGCAGAAACAAATGCTAGTAAAATTCTTTGTCAAACACATAGATTATAAGCACCAGAAAATTCAAGTTCATGTCCCAGATGATTGCTTTCTCCTGACGCAATTAGAATACCAAAACGTGAAGCCAATCTCTCCTTTCACTGTCTCAGATTTTGGTAAGGGTAATCATGAGGAATTTCAAAATGTCAGCTTATTCAACTGTCCTACCCCAAGCACAGATATTTATCCACCAAGACAAGTTCCCTGCATCAGTGGCCTGggctacaaatatatatatgctgtTTCTTCCGGGGACCAACCGCCACAAAGATGTACAAAGATGTATGATTTACAAGTTCCATATGGAACACTGTTTCTCGATTACTATATTTGGTCGTGGTCTACACCAAACTGTACAGAATGTGAAGCCAAGGGTAGGAAGTGTCATTTGAAGATCAACGGCACCAAAAGTGAAATTGAATGTGTTCATCTTAGCAAACC GCATGCAGGTGCAACTCTGACTACAATCGTTCTATTAATATCGGTGGCTGTAATCTACAGCGTCTATAGCTCtgataaaaaggaaaaagagaatcaattgaaaattgaaaaattccTAGAGGATTACAAAGCGCTCAAGCCAAGCAGATATTCCTACGCAGATATTAAAAGAATTACAAATCAATTTGAGGATAAGTTGGGCGAAGGAGCGTATGGAACTGTTTTCAAAGGGAAGCTTTCATCTGAAGTTTTTGTTGCTGTTAAAGTCCTCAACAATTCCAAAAACGAAGATGGGgaagaattcatcaatgaggtGGGAACAATGGGTCATATCCACCATGTCAACGTGGTTCGCATGGTCGGCTTCTGTGCTGAAGGATTTAGACGAGCTCTTATTTATGAGTTTTTCCCCAATGGTTCACTACAGGATTTCATTTCATCAGCAGACAGTAAGAACTCTTTCCTTGGTTGGGATAAGTTGCAAGATATTGCTCTAGGCATTGCCAAAGGAATTGAATATCTACACCAAGGATGCGATCAACGAATCCTTCATTTTGATATTAAACCTCACAACGTATTGCTAGATCAAAACTTCACTCCAAAAGTTTCTGATTTTGGGATGTCCAAGTTGTGTGCCAAGGATCAAAGTATAGTGTCAATAACTACGGCTAGGGGGACTATGGGATATATTGCACCTGAAGTGTTCTCCCGGAATTTTGGAAATGTGTCATATAAGTCAGATGTATATAGTTTTGGAATGTTGTTGCTCGAGATTGTAGGAGGGAGGAAGAATATTGGTAAAACCATGGGCAACGCTGGTGAAGTGTACTACCCAGAATGGATATATAATCTTTTAGAAGAAGGGGAGGACCTTCGAGTCCATTTTGGGGAAGAAGGATTAGATTCTCGAATTCCCAAAGAACTGGCAATTGTAGGCCTTTGGTGTATCCAATGGCACCCAATGGATCGTCCATCCATGAAATCAGTGGTTCAGATGTTGGGAGGAAGAGAAAACTTAACTATGCCGCCGAATCCTTTTGCTGCTACTGGTGCTACTAGAACAAATGCAATAAGTCGCCCGACTGCAAGACGCTTGAACCTTGAGCTAGAAGCAATTGTTGAAGAGTAA